The following coding sequences lie in one Levilactobacillus zymae genomic window:
- a CDS encoding recombinase family protein, translating into MKYGYARVSTTDQKLANQIELLKLAGAEKIFQEKFTGTTTERPEFQKLLRVLKTGDTLIVTKLDRFARNTREALAVIQELFKENVKVNILNMGLIDNTPTGQLVFTIFSAFAQFERDMIVTRTQEGKVYAKQHDPLFREGRPKTYSEEQIRFAYELRKQGMTYKMIERKTGISKRTQQRRFKLVKNNIF; encoded by the coding sequence ATGAAATATGGCTATGCGCGGGTCAGTACCACTGATCAAAAATTAGCAAATCAAATTGAGTTACTAAAATTGGCAGGAGCAGAAAAAATCTTTCAAGAAAAGTTTACCGGCACAACTACCGAACGACCGGAGTTTCAAAAACTGTTGCGCGTTCTAAAAACAGGCGATACTTTGATTGTCACTAAGTTGGATCGGTTTGCGCGGAACACACGCGAGGCCTTAGCCGTTATCCAAGAGTTGTTTAAAGAAAATGTCAAAGTTAACATTTTGAATATGGGCTTAATTGACAATACGCCGACTGGACAACTAGTCTTTACAATATTTAGCGCCTTTGCGCAGTTTGAACGCGATATGATTGTCACGCGCACACAAGAAGGTAAAGTGTATGCCAAGCAACATGATCCGTTGTTTCGGGAAGGGCGACCGAAAACGTATTCTGAGGAACAAATCAGATTTGCCTACGAGTTACGAAAACAAGGCATGACCTATAAAATGATTGAACGAAAGACGGGGATTAGTAAACGCACGCAACAGCGACGATTTAAATTAGTTAAAAATAATATATTTTAA